One part of the Tachysurus fulvidraco isolate hzauxx_2018 chromosome 23, HZAU_PFXX_2.0, whole genome shotgun sequence genome encodes these proteins:
- the mapre1b gene encoding microtubule-associated protein RP/EB family member 1b isoform X2, with product MAVNVYSTSVTSDNLSRHDMLAWINESLQMNLTKIELLCSGGAYCQFMDMLFPGCVPLKKVKFSAKLEHEYIHNFKILQAGFKKMGVDKIIPVDKLIKGKFQDNFEFVQWFKKFFDANYDGKEYDPVEARQGQDTMSVPNPAMPALNKPKKIMNAAPQRAAVAKVAPKMTPSSARRPGAGGDDERAELVQELNILKSTIQDMEKERDFYFGKLRNIELICQEKESEGDPTLQRIVDILYATDEGFVIPDAEAEDQEEF from the exons ATGGCTGTAAATGTATACTCGACTTCAGTGACGAGCGACAACCTGAGTCGCCATGACATGCTTGCGTGGATCAACGAGTCTTTACAGATGAACCTCACAAAGATTGAGCTACTATGTTCAG GTGGTGCCTATTGCCAGTTTATGGACATGCTCTTTCCTGGCTGTGTGCCTTTGAAGAAAGTCAAGTTTTCAGCAAAGTTAGAGCATGAATACATTCACAATTTTAAGATCTTGCAAGCTGGATTCAAGAAAATGGGTGTGGACAAA ATTATCCCTGTCGACAAGTTGATAAAGGGCAAGTTCCAGGACAACTTTGAGTTTGTGCAGTGGTTTAAGAAGTTCTTTGATGCCAACTATGACGGAAAAGAGTATGACCCAGTGGAGGCACGCCAGGGGCAGGACACAATGTCCGTGCCCAACCCAGCTATGCCTGCTCTCAACAAGCCCAAAAAGATCATGAATGCAG cGCCACAAAGGGCCGCTGTGGCCAAGGTAGCACCCAAGATGACTCCCAGTTCAGCACGGAGGCCAGGCGCTGGTGGCGACGATGAAAGGGCAGAACTTGTACAAGAG TTGAAtatcctgaagtccacaatccAGGACATGGAGAAGGAGCGGGACTTCTACTTTGGCAAATTGAGGAACATTGAGCTGATCTGCCAGGAGAAGGAGAGTGAGGGAGACCCTACCCTGCAGAGGATTGTGGATATTCTCTACGCCACAGAT
- the mapre1b gene encoding microtubule-associated protein RP/EB family member 1b isoform X1 has translation MAVNVYSTSVTSDNLSRHDMLAWINESLQMNLTKIELLCSGGAYCQFMDMLFPGCVPLKKVKFSAKLEHEYIHNFKILQAGFKKMGVDKIIPVDKLIKGKFQDNFEFVQWFKKFFDANYDGKEYDPVEARQGQDTMSVPNPAMPALNKPKKIMNAAPQRAAVAKVAPKMTPSSARRPGAGGDDERAELVQELNILKSTIQDMEKERDFYFGKLRNIELICQEKESEGDPTLQRIVDILYATDVSEEQEGFVIPDAEAEDQEEF, from the exons ATGGCTGTAAATGTATACTCGACTTCAGTGACGAGCGACAACCTGAGTCGCCATGACATGCTTGCGTGGATCAACGAGTCTTTACAGATGAACCTCACAAAGATTGAGCTACTATGTTCAG GTGGTGCCTATTGCCAGTTTATGGACATGCTCTTTCCTGGCTGTGTGCCTTTGAAGAAAGTCAAGTTTTCAGCAAAGTTAGAGCATGAATACATTCACAATTTTAAGATCTTGCAAGCTGGATTCAAGAAAATGGGTGTGGACAAA ATTATCCCTGTCGACAAGTTGATAAAGGGCAAGTTCCAGGACAACTTTGAGTTTGTGCAGTGGTTTAAGAAGTTCTTTGATGCCAACTATGACGGAAAAGAGTATGACCCAGTGGAGGCACGCCAGGGGCAGGACACAATGTCCGTGCCCAACCCAGCTATGCCTGCTCTCAACAAGCCCAAAAAGATCATGAATGCAG cGCCACAAAGGGCCGCTGTGGCCAAGGTAGCACCCAAGATGACTCCCAGTTCAGCACGGAGGCCAGGCGCTGGTGGCGACGATGAAAGGGCAGAACTTGTACAAGAG TTGAAtatcctgaagtccacaatccAGGACATGGAGAAGGAGCGGGACTTCTACTTTGGCAAATTGAGGAACATTGAGCTGATCTGCCAGGAGAAGGAGAGTGAGGGAGACCCTACCCTGCAGAGGATTGTGGATATTCTCTACGCCACAGATGTGAGTGAAGAGCAG